From Paraburkholderia flava, a single genomic window includes:
- the cheW gene encoding chemotaxis protein CheW: MAEVQSIQSSGTASRRGVQQADAGGQEFLVFTLGAEEYGIDILKVQEIRGYDNVTRIANAPEFIKGVINLRGIIVPIVDMRIKFHLGRVEYDHQTVVIILNVAHRVLGMVVDGVSDVLTLTADQIMPAPEFGATLTTEYLTGLGTVDGRMLILMDIEKLMTSREMALTDALVE; the protein is encoded by the coding sequence GTGGCAGAAGTCCAATCCATTCAATCGAGCGGCACGGCAAGTCGCCGGGGCGTACAGCAGGCCGACGCGGGCGGTCAGGAATTTCTCGTCTTCACGCTCGGCGCCGAAGAGTACGGCATCGACATCCTGAAGGTGCAGGAGATTCGCGGCTACGACAACGTCACGCGGATCGCGAACGCGCCCGAGTTCATCAAGGGTGTGATCAATCTGCGCGGCATCATCGTGCCGATCGTCGACATGCGGATCAAGTTTCATCTGGGCCGCGTCGAGTACGACCATCAGACCGTCGTGATCATCCTGAACGTCGCGCATCGCGTGCTCGGGATGGTGGTCGACGGTGTGTCCGACGTGCTGACGCTGACCGCCGACCAGATCATGCCCGCGCCCGAATTCGGCGCGACGCTGACGACCGAATATCTGACCGGCCTCGGCACGGTCGATGGCCGGATGCTGATCCTGATGGACATCGAGAAGCTGATGACGAGTCGGGAAATGGCATTGACCGACGCGCTGGTTGAGTAG
- the flhC gene encoding flagellar transcriptional regulator FlhC: MAQKSVVLEVREITLAIELIELGARLQLLEAETSLSRDRLIKLYKELKGVSPPKGMLPFSADWFITWQPNIHSSLFYNIYRFMTDHGGCKNIESIVKSYRLYLEHVQLHDDEPVLSLTRAWTLVRFFDSHMLQMTECSRCGGHFVAHAHDPRHGYVCGLCQPPSRAGKTRKSAEAKARHAPALAA; encoded by the coding sequence ATGGCACAGAAAAGCGTAGTACTCGAGGTCAGGGAGATCACCCTGGCCATCGAACTGATCGAACTCGGCGCGCGTTTGCAGCTGCTCGAGGCCGAGACCAGCCTGTCGCGCGACCGGCTCATCAAGCTCTACAAGGAGCTGAAGGGCGTGTCGCCGCCGAAGGGCATGCTGCCGTTCTCCGCCGACTGGTTCATCACGTGGCAGCCGAACATTCACTCGTCGCTGTTCTACAACATCTACCGTTTCATGACGGACCACGGTGGCTGCAAGAACATCGAATCGATCGTGAAGAGCTACCGGCTGTATCTCGAGCACGTGCAGCTGCACGACGACGAACCGGTGCTCAGCCTGACGCGCGCGTGGACGCTCGTGCGCTTCTTCGATTCCCACATGCTGCAGATGACCGAGTGTTCGCGCTGCGGCGGCCATTTCGTCGCGCATGCGCATGACCCGCGGCACGGCTACGTCTGCGGGCTGTGCCAGCCACCGTCGCGGGCCGGCAAGACGCGCAAGTCCGCAGAAGCGAAGGCCCGTCACGCACCGGCGCTTGCCGCCTGA
- a CDS encoding methyl-accepting chemotaxis protein, giving the protein MLGKWSIRTTLTAVGVILVALTVAVGALGLFALNSASRSLDEIAGGDMTAMRSLNDASSFLLRSRIALDRVNMLTAAGEIEQAKTALDRAQELFTKSNENWQAFLAAPRRGIDPSLVDAAATRRATLLHDGVEPEFAALRNSDLSSYHAIADTKISPMFVDYDKAATPVVKALEDHAQRGRADANAQVSLMTTLIAVVVGIAFVMVIAIRFALSGLIVKPLNDAIECFERIAAGDLSQRVEVFSKNEIGRLFGGIKRMQESLSKMVKAVHVSTESIDTGAREIAMGNTDLSQRTEQQAASLQETASSMEQLTGTVRQNAENARQASQLAVNASDIATRGGQVVSEVVDTMQAIATSSGKVVDIIGTIEGIAFQTNILALNAAVEAARAGEQGRGFAVVAGEVRSLAQRSASAAKEIKELIGDSTDKVQSGSALVGRAGATMDEIVQAVRRVTDIMGEISAASEEQSTGIEQVNRAVTQMDEVTQQNAALVEQAAAAAASLEEQTRQLQTVVSGWHVENDERVAARAVAPARATTVTAKAAPAAARPQAASPTAHATAAAPAPSHAPAPVAAKHDAPRRTEPVLAAPKAAATEPLKRPAPAGSAASADADWETF; this is encoded by the coding sequence ATGCTGGGCAAATGGTCGATCCGCACGACGCTTACCGCGGTCGGCGTCATTCTCGTCGCGCTGACCGTTGCGGTCGGCGCGCTCGGGCTCTTTGCGCTGAACAGCGCGAGCCGCTCGCTCGACGAAATCGCCGGCGGCGATATGACCGCGATGCGTTCGCTGAACGATGCGTCGTCGTTCCTGCTGCGCTCGCGCATCGCGCTCGATCGCGTCAACATGCTGACCGCCGCGGGCGAAATCGAGCAGGCGAAGACCGCGCTCGATCGCGCGCAGGAGCTGTTCACAAAGTCGAACGAAAACTGGCAGGCGTTTCTTGCCGCACCACGTCGCGGTATCGACCCGTCGCTCGTCGACGCGGCGGCCACGCGCCGCGCGACGCTGCTGCACGACGGCGTCGAGCCCGAGTTCGCCGCGTTGCGTAACAGCGATCTGAGCAGCTATCACGCGATCGCCGACACGAAGATCAGCCCGATGTTCGTCGACTACGACAAGGCGGCGACGCCGGTCGTGAAGGCGCTCGAGGACCACGCTCAGCGTGGCCGCGCCGACGCGAACGCACAGGTCTCGCTGATGACGACGCTGATCGCAGTGGTCGTCGGCATCGCGTTCGTGATGGTGATTGCGATCCGCTTCGCGCTGAGCGGTTTGATCGTGAAGCCGCTGAACGACGCGATCGAGTGCTTCGAACGGATCGCCGCAGGCGATCTGTCGCAACGTGTCGAGGTGTTCAGCAAGAATGAAATCGGCCGGCTGTTCGGCGGCATCAAGCGGATGCAGGAAAGCCTGTCGAAGATGGTGAAGGCGGTGCACGTGAGCACCGAATCGATCGATACCGGCGCGCGCGAAATTGCGATGGGCAACACCGATCTGTCGCAGCGTACCGAGCAGCAGGCCGCATCGCTGCAGGAAACCGCGTCGAGCATGGAACAGCTCACCGGCACCGTGCGGCAGAACGCGGAGAACGCGCGTCAGGCGAGCCAGCTCGCGGTCAACGCATCGGACATCGCGACGCGCGGCGGCCAGGTGGTGAGCGAAGTCGTCGATACGATGCAGGCGATCGCGACGAGTTCGGGCAAGGTCGTCGACATCATCGGCACGATCGAAGGCATCGCGTTCCAGACCAACATCCTCGCGCTGAACGCAGCCGTCGAAGCGGCGCGTGCAGGCGAGCAGGGTCGGGGCTTCGCGGTTGTCGCGGGCGAAGTGCGCAGCCTCGCGCAACGTAGCGCGAGCGCGGCGAAAGAGATCAAGGAACTGATCGGCGATTCGACCGACAAGGTGCAGAGCGGCTCCGCGCTTGTGGGTCGCGCCGGCGCGACGATGGACGAGATCGTCCAGGCCGTGCGCCGCGTCACCGACATCATGGGCGAGATCAGCGCCGCATCCGAAGAACAGTCCACCGGCATCGAGCAGGTGAACCGCGCCGTCACGCAGATGGACGAAGTCACGCAGCAGAACGCCGCGCTCGTCGAGCAGGCGGCGGCTGCGGCGGCATCGCTCGAAGAGCAGACGCGTCAGCTGCAGACGGTCGTGAGCGGCTGGCATGTCGAGAACGACGAACGTGTTGCTGCGCGTGCAGTTGCGCCGGCGCGGGCCACGACGGTTACCGCGAAGGCAGCGCCTGCAGCAGCAAGACCGCAAGCGGCGAGTCCTACTGCTCACGCAACAGCAGCGGCACCCGCACCGAGCCACGCACCAGCCCCCGTCGCCGCGAAGCACGACGCACCGCGCCGCACCGAACCCGTACTCGCCGCACCGAAAGCCGCCGCGACCGAACCGCTGAAGCGCCCCGCGCCCGCTGGCTCGGCTGCCAGCGCGGACGCGGACTGGGAAACGTTCTAG
- a CDS encoding glycosyltransferase family 4 protein: MRIAQIAPLYEAVPPKLYGGTERVVSYLTEALVDLGHDVTLFASGDSVTSAKLDAAWPRALRLDSTIRDPMAPHMLLLEKVRRVAHEFDVLHFHLDYLPFSLFSSLDTPFVTTLHGRLDLPELQPLFDTFSQAPVVSISDSQRLPLQQANWLNTIYHGLPDQLLTPQAHRKPEYLAFLGRICPEKRVDTAIKIAAQSGLPLKIAAKVDKVDQEYFKTEIEPLLSQAHVEFVGEINEAQKPEFLSGAKALLFPIDWSEPFGLVMIESMACGTPVIAFNRGSVPEVIDHGVTGYIVEDVQGAVAALQRIDDLSRSEIRAQFERRFSAKTMAQNYIDGYTALIDAARRPVLRQVAVG; the protein is encoded by the coding sequence ATGCGAATCGCACAAATCGCGCCGCTTTACGAAGCCGTTCCGCCGAAACTGTACGGCGGTACCGAGCGCGTCGTGTCCTATCTGACAGAAGCGCTCGTCGACCTCGGTCACGACGTGACGCTGTTCGCGAGCGGCGATTCGGTGACGTCCGCGAAGCTCGATGCGGCATGGCCGCGTGCGCTGCGTCTCGACTCGACGATCCGCGACCCGATGGCGCCGCACATGCTGCTGCTCGAAAAGGTCCGCCGCGTCGCGCACGAATTCGACGTGCTGCACTTTCACCTCGACTATCTGCCGTTCTCGCTGTTCTCGAGCCTCGACACGCCGTTCGTGACGACGCTGCACGGTCGACTCGACCTGCCCGAACTGCAGCCGCTGTTCGACACGTTCTCGCAGGCGCCGGTCGTCTCGATCTCGGACTCGCAGCGTCTGCCGCTGCAGCAGGCGAACTGGCTGAACACGATCTATCACGGCCTGCCCGATCAGCTGCTCACGCCGCAGGCGCATCGCAAGCCGGAATACCTCGCATTCCTCGGCCGCATCTGTCCGGAAAAACGCGTCGATACAGCTATCAAGATCGCTGCGCAAAGCGGTCTGCCGCTGAAGATCGCCGCCAAGGTGGACAAGGTCGACCAGGAGTACTTCAAGACGGAAATCGAGCCGCTGCTGTCGCAGGCGCATGTCGAGTTCGTCGGCGAGATCAACGAAGCGCAGAAGCCGGAGTTTCTGTCCGGCGCGAAGGCGCTGCTGTTCCCGATCGACTGGTCGGAGCCGTTCGGCCTCGTGATGATCGAGTCGATGGCGTGCGGTACGCCGGTCATCGCGTTCAACCGCGGGTCAGTGCCGGAAGTGATCGACCATGGCGTGACCGGCTACATCGTCGAAGACGTGCAGGGTGCGGTGGCGGCTTTGCAGCGCATCGACGACCTGTCGCGCAGCGAAATCCGCGCGCAGTTCGAACGCCGTTTCAGCGCGAAGACGATGGCGCAGAATTACATCGACGGTTATACGGCGCTTATCGACGCGGCACGCCGGCCGGTGCTCCGGCAGGTCGCCGTGGGCTAA
- the cheA gene encoding chemotaxis protein CheA, producing the protein MTLDITQFYQTFFDEADELLAQMEQLLLNLDIAHPDPEDLAAIFRAAHSIKGGAATFGFTALTETTHILESLLDRARNNELVLRKDMIDTFLETKDVLSGQLADYRASAEPDTAVAAAICAKLERLNTENRFGGDAVHAGAVEAAAAPVAPATAEPAFDHPSAAPVHVVDQAFEAAGEWSGSTTYGDASDSAPTAQHAENNPANEAGEAPAGSHLKITLRGVGEKDQALLIEELGNLGSIVGQVKTGSDLTLWVDTDVPSDDIVAVCCFVIDESQISIGRGEAPTDDAQQGEPGTPDAAPSSAVAAPAAFVQPADPVSAPAANVPVTPAAQAAPAAAPQEQDAVAAVQAMLAAATEAAAQSQAAAPASAQAAGDTERKARPAAAGGAEGSSIRVGVEKVDQLINLVGELVITQAMLAETTSTFDPALHDRLFNGMAQLERNARDLQEAVMSIRMMPMDYVFSRFPRLVRDLAAKLGKDVELVTFGQATELDKSLIERIIDPLTHLVRNSLDHGIETVEARRAAGKDATGQLVLSAAHHGGNIVIEVSDDGAGLRRDKILAKALKQGMSVSDTMTDDEVWNLIFMPGFSTAEQVTDVSGRGVGMDVVKRNIQAMGGHVEITSYAGRGTTTRIILPLTLAILDGMSVKVGSEIFILPLNFVMESLQPRAEDIYTVANGERVVRVRGEYLPLVALHSVFTVQDARTDPTQGIVTIMQTEGRRFAMLIDELVGQQQVVVKNLETNYRKVHGISAATILGDGSVALIVDVAALNRETRTAHGSHNVNNANNGVPALA; encoded by the coding sequence ATGACACTCGATATCACTCAGTTCTATCAGACGTTCTTCGACGAAGCGGACGAACTGCTCGCGCAGATGGAGCAGTTGCTGCTCAATCTGGACATCGCGCATCCGGACCCCGAGGATCTCGCGGCGATCTTTCGCGCCGCGCATTCGATCAAGGGCGGCGCGGCGACGTTCGGCTTCACCGCGCTGACCGAAACGACGCACATCCTCGAATCGCTGCTGGACCGCGCGCGCAACAACGAACTCGTGCTGCGCAAGGACATGATCGACACGTTCCTCGAAACGAAGGACGTGCTGTCCGGCCAGCTCGCCGATTACCGCGCGAGTGCCGAGCCCGACACGGCGGTGGCCGCCGCGATCTGCGCGAAGCTCGAACGGTTGAATACGGAGAACCGTTTCGGCGGCGACGCGGTTCACGCCGGTGCAGTTGAAGCCGCGGCCGCACCGGTAGCACCGGCAACCGCCGAGCCCGCGTTCGACCATCCATCGGCTGCGCCGGTGCACGTCGTCGATCAGGCCTTCGAAGCGGCCGGCGAATGGTCGGGCAGCACGACTTACGGAGACGCGTCCGACAGCGCGCCGACGGCACAACACGCAGAGAACAACCCAGCGAATGAAGCGGGCGAAGCACCCGCCGGATCGCATCTAAAAATTACGCTACGGGGCGTGGGGGAGAAGGACCAGGCATTGCTGATCGAAGAGCTCGGCAACCTGGGCAGTATCGTCGGACAGGTGAAGACAGGCAGCGATCTGACGCTGTGGGTCGACACCGACGTCCCCTCCGACGACATCGTCGCCGTGTGCTGCTTCGTGATCGACGAAAGTCAGATCTCGATCGGTCGCGGCGAAGCACCGACGGACGACGCACAGCAAGGCGAACCTGGAACGCCCGACGCTGCGCCATCGTCCGCGGTTGCGGCGCCGGCTGCGTTCGTGCAGCCGGCGGACCCGGTGTCCGCACCGGCCGCGAACGTACCAGTAACACCGGCCGCGCAGGCAGCACCGGCAGCGGCTCCGCAGGAACAGGACGCCGTCGCCGCCGTGCAGGCGATGCTGGCCGCCGCCACCGAGGCCGCCGCGCAATCGCAGGCTGCCGCACCGGCGTCAGCACAGGCCGCTGGCGACACCGAACGCAAGGCGCGTCCCGCAGCAGCAGGCGGCGCGGAAGGCAGCTCGATCCGCGTCGGTGTCGAGAAGGTCGACCAGCTGATTAACCTCGTCGGTGAACTGGTGATCACGCAGGCGATGCTCGCCGAAACCACCAGCACGTTCGACCCCGCGCTGCACGATCGTCTGTTCAACGGCATGGCGCAGCTCGAACGCAATGCACGCGATCTGCAGGAAGCGGTGATGTCGATCCGCATGATGCCGATGGATTACGTGTTCAGCCGCTTCCCGCGTCTCGTCCGCGATCTCGCGGCGAAGCTCGGCAAGGACGTCGAACTCGTCACGTTCGGTCAGGCGACCGAACTCGACAAGAGCCTGATCGAACGCATCATCGATCCGCTCACCCACCTCGTGCGCAACAGCCTCGACCACGGCATCGAAACCGTCGAGGCGCGTCGTGCCGCAGGCAAGGACGCGACCGGTCAGCTGGTGCTGTCAGCCGCGCATCACGGCGGCAACATCGTGATCGAAGTCAGCGACGACGGCGCGGGTCTGCGTCGCGACAAGATTCTCGCGAAGGCCTTGAAGCAGGGCATGTCGGTCAGCGACACGATGACCGACGACGAAGTCTGGAACCTGATCTTCATGCCGGGCTTCTCGACGGCCGAGCAGGTCACCGACGTGTCCGGTCGCGGTGTCGGCATGGACGTCGTGAAGCGCAACATCCAGGCGATGGGCGGTCACGTCGAGATCACGTCGTACGCGGGTCGCGGCACGACGACGCGAATCATCCTGCCGCTCACGCTGGCGATTCTCGATGGCATGTCGGTGAAGGTCGGAAGCGAGATCTTCATCCTGCCGCTGAACTTCGTGATGGAGTCGCTGCAGCCGCGCGCCGAAGACATCTACACGGTCGCGAACGGCGAACGCGTGGTGCGCGTGCGCGGCGAATACCTGCCGCTCGTCGCGCTGCATTCCGTGTTCACCGTTCAGGATGCGCGCACCGATCCGACACAGGGGATCGTCACGATCATGCAGACCGAAGGGCGACGCTTCGCGATGCTGATCGACGAGCTGGTCGGGCAGCAGCAGGTCGTCGTGAAGAATCTGGAAACGAACTATCGCAAGGTGCACGGCATTTCCGCCGCGACGATTCTCGGCGACGGCAGCGTCGCCCTGATCGTCGACGTCGCAGCGCTGAACCGCGAAACGCGGACGGCGCACGGCTCGCACAACGTTAACAACGCGAACAACGGTGTACCTGCGCTCGCATGA
- a CDS encoding response regulator — protein sequence MIRHILAIDDSAAMREILSVTLTTAGYEVTLAADGDEGLENALAIPFDLVLTDQHMPGKTGLDLIAALRGNPAYRATPILVLTTESGEPFKAAARAAGATGWIEKPLDPDMLTELVAALAGEGPA from the coding sequence ATGATCAGGCACATTCTGGCGATCGACGATTCGGCGGCGATGCGGGAGATTCTCTCGGTGACGCTGACGACGGCCGGCTACGAGGTGACGCTAGCCGCCGACGGCGACGAAGGGCTCGAGAACGCGCTGGCGATCCCGTTCGATCTCGTGCTGACCGACCAGCACATGCCCGGCAAGACGGGCCTCGATCTGATCGCCGCGTTACGCGGCAACCCGGCCTACCGCGCGACACCGATCCTCGTGCTGACGACCGAATCCGGCGAACCGTTCAAGGCGGCGGCGCGAGCCGCCGGTGCGACAGGATGGATCGAAAAACCGCTCGACCCCGACATGCTGACCGAGCTCGTCGCGGCGCTGGCGGGAGAAGGGCCGGCCTGA
- a CDS encoding H-NS family nucleoid-associated regulatory protein, with protein sequence MTQYADLKAQIARLQAQADDARRTEVVNVIAEIKRKITEYGLSAQDLGFAAAARRGRPPKKAPLPPRYQDPKTGSTWSGRGKPPKWIAGKNRERFLIDQA encoded by the coding sequence ATGACCCAATATGCAGACCTCAAGGCGCAGATCGCCCGGCTGCAAGCCCAGGCGGATGACGCCCGGCGTACCGAAGTCGTCAATGTGATCGCGGAGATCAAACGCAAGATCACCGAGTACGGCCTGTCGGCCCAGGATCTGGGCTTCGCGGCGGCTGCGCGACGCGGTCGGCCGCCGAAGAAGGCGCCGCTGCCGCCGCGCTACCAGGATCCGAAAACGGGCAGCACATGGAGCGGCCGGGGAAAGCCGCCCAAATGGATTGCCGGTAAAAACCGTGAACGTTTTTTGATCGACCAGGCGTAA
- a CDS encoding CheR family methyltransferase: MTPTTARQRADATESRTADPGRDFEFTSADFERIRGLIHQRAGISLSDHKRDMAYSRLARRLRARGIDSFRDYLDQLESEADPAEWEAFTNALTTNLTAFFREAHHFPILAEFAARRPAPVSVWCSAASTGEEPYSIAMTLIEALGEQAARQATVFATDVDTQVLAKADTAVYQFEQVKHLSQERLKRFFLKGTGAHAGMVKVRPEVRAMVRFDRLNLTDRDYGLRTPFDAIFCRNVMIYFDKPTQAQVLARFDPLMKPGGLLFAGHSENFTYVSQAFRLRGQTVYELTRDGAGAAGAARASAQGRAPHAAGVPHSGVSV, encoded by the coding sequence ATGACACCGACCACAGCGCGGCAGCGCGCCGACGCGACCGAGTCGCGCACGGCCGATCCGGGTCGTGACTTCGAATTCACGTCCGCCGACTTCGAACGCATTCGCGGTCTGATCCATCAGCGTGCAGGCATTTCGCTGTCGGACCACAAGCGCGACATGGCGTACAGCCGTCTCGCGCGACGACTGCGCGCACGCGGGATCGACAGTTTCCGCGACTACCTCGACCAGCTCGAATCCGAAGCCGATCCCGCCGAATGGGAGGCGTTCACCAACGCGCTGACGACCAACCTCACCGCGTTCTTCCGCGAAGCGCATCACTTCCCGATCCTCGCCGAGTTCGCCGCGCGGCGTCCGGCGCCGGTGTCGGTGTGGTGCTCGGCGGCATCGACCGGCGAGGAGCCGTACTCGATCGCGATGACGCTGATCGAAGCGCTCGGCGAACAGGCCGCGCGTCAGGCAACGGTGTTCGCCACCGACGTCGACACCCAGGTGCTCGCGAAAGCCGACACGGCCGTGTACCAGTTCGAACAGGTCAAGCATCTGTCGCAGGAACGGTTGAAGCGCTTCTTCCTGAAGGGCACCGGCGCGCACGCGGGCATGGTGAAGGTGCGTCCGGAAGTGCGCGCGATGGTCCGCTTCGACCGCCTGAACCTGACCGACCGCGACTACGGATTGCGTACGCCATTCGATGCGATCTTCTGTCGCAACGTGATGATCTATTTCGACAAGCCGACGCAGGCGCAGGTGCTCGCGCGCTTCGATCCGCTGATGAAGCCGGGCGGTCTGCTGTTCGCCGGTCATTCGGAAAACTTCACGTACGTGAGCCAGGCGTTCCGCCTGCGTGGGCAGACCGTCTACGAATTGACGCGCGATGGCGCTGGTGCCGCCGGTGCCGCACGCGCGTCCGCGCAGGGCCGCGCGCCTCATGCGGCCGGTGTACCGCATAGCGGGGTGAGCGTATGA
- the flhD gene encoding flagellar transcriptional regulator FlhD: MSTTTEMLNEIREVNLSYLLLAQRLLREDKQTGMFRMGISDQLADVLGNLSLAQTVKLAASSQVLCRFRFDDHAILSSLADKGKTSAVAQAHSAILMASQPVEQIG, translated from the coding sequence ATGAGCACCACCACTGAAATGCTCAATGAGATCAGGGAAGTAAACCTGTCTTATCTGCTTCTCGCCCAACGCCTGCTGCGCGAGGACAAGCAGACCGGCATGTTCCGGATGGGAATCTCCGACCAGCTCGCCGACGTGCTCGGCAACCTGTCGCTTGCGCAGACCGTCAAGCTCGCTGCATCGAGCCAGGTGCTGTGCCGCTTCCGCTTCGACGATCACGCGATTCTTTCGTCGCTCGCCGACAAGGGCAAGACCAGCGCCGTGGCCCAGGCGCACTCCGCGATCCTGATGGCGAGCCAGCCCGTCGAACAGATCGGCTGA
- the motA gene encoding flagellar motor stator protein MotA, translating to MLIFVGTLVTLLSVFGGYALAGGHLAALLQPVEVLMIAGAGLGAFILGNGMKTIRATVMVIPTLFKGSKYNKDVYMELMALLYVLLAKARKEGTLTLEADIDDPQKSPIFTQYPKILADRHIVEFLTDYLRLMVGGNMNAFEIESLMDEEIETHHAEGEAPAHALAKVGDAMPAFGIVAAVMGVVHTMASADKPPAVLGEMIAQALVGTFLGILLSYGLIGPLASLAEQRVTESTKMFQCIKVTILASLNGYAPAIAVEFGRKVLFSTERPSFTELEEHVRRVKAK from the coding sequence GTGTTGATTTTCGTGGGCACACTCGTAACGCTGTTGTCCGTCTTCGGCGGCTATGCGCTGGCAGGCGGGCATCTCGCCGCGCTGCTGCAGCCGGTCGAAGTGCTGATGATCGCGGGCGCGGGTCTCGGAGCGTTCATTCTCGGCAACGGGATGAAGACGATCCGTGCCACGGTCATGGTCATCCCAACGCTCTTCAAGGGATCGAAATACAACAAGGACGTCTACATGGAGCTGATGGCGCTGCTCTACGTCCTGCTGGCGAAGGCACGCAAGGAAGGCACGCTGACGCTCGAAGCCGACATCGACGATCCGCAGAAGAGCCCGATCTTCACGCAGTACCCGAAGATTCTGGCCGACCGCCACATCGTCGAGTTCCTGACCGACTACCTGCGGCTGATGGTCGGCGGCAACATGAATGCGTTCGAGATCGAAAGCCTGATGGACGAGGAAATCGAAACCCATCACGCGGAAGGCGAGGCGCCGGCGCATGCACTCGCGAAGGTCGGCGACGCGATGCCGGCATTCGGGATCGTCGCGGCGGTGATGGGCGTCGTTCACACGATGGCATCGGCCGACAAGCCGCCCGCCGTGCTCGGCGAAATGATCGCGCAGGCGCTGGTCGGCACCTTCCTCGGCATTCTGCTTTCGTACGGACTGATCGGCCCGCTCGCGAGTCTCGCGGAACAGCGCGTGACCGAGTCGACCAAAATGTTCCAGTGCATCAAGGTGACGATCCTCGCGAGCCTGAACGGCTATGCGCCGGCGATCGCGGTCGAGTTCGGCCGCAAGGTGCTCTTCTCGACCGAACGTCCGTCGTTCACCGAGCTTGAAGAGCACGTGCGCCGCGTGAAGGCCAAGTAA
- the motB gene encoding flagellar motor protein MotB: MSKDKDRAIVVKRSAPMKKGHHGGAWKLAYADFMTAMMAFFLLMWLLSSANSAQLKGIADYFNQPLKVALWGGDRSAEESSVIRGGGRDISTNQMAVTRASDGKSTREEKSALHGEEDAVSQLQGELERREQVRLHDLQVKLMAAIEANPVLRQFKQQIRIDSTLTGLRIEIVDSQKRPMFATARDVVEPYMRDILREIGHTLNDVPNRIVVQGHTDAVPYAGGEKGYSNWELSADRANASRRELVAGGMDETKVLRVLGLASSQNLNKADPLDPENRRISIIVLNRKSEDAMMRDDTTTTTLSDDAAGSARPMLQKFESSGKQ; the protein is encoded by the coding sequence ATGAGCAAGGACAAAGATCGCGCAATCGTCGTCAAGCGTTCCGCGCCGATGAAGAAGGGGCATCACGGCGGCGCGTGGAAGCTCGCGTACGCGGACTTCATGACCGCGATGATGGCGTTCTTCCTGCTGATGTGGCTGCTGAGTTCGGCGAACTCGGCGCAGTTGAAGGGCATCGCCGACTACTTCAACCAGCCGCTGAAGGTGGCGCTGTGGGGCGGCGATCGCAGCGCGGAGGAATCGAGCGTGATCCGCGGCGGCGGTCGCGACATCTCGACCAATCAGATGGCCGTCACGCGTGCGAGCGACGGCAAGTCGACGCGTGAAGAAAAGAGCGCGCTGCACGGCGAGGAAGACGCGGTCAGCCAGTTGCAGGGCGAACTGGAGCGCCGCGAGCAGGTACGGTTGCACGACCTGCAGGTGAAGCTGATGGCCGCGATCGAAGCGAATCCGGTGCTGCGTCAGTTCAAGCAGCAGATCCGTATCGACTCGACGCTGACGGGCCTGCGCATCGAGATCGTCGATTCGCAGAAGCGGCCGATGTTCGCGACCGCGCGTGACGTCGTCGAGCCGTACATGCGCGACATTCTGCGCGAGATCGGCCACACGCTGAACGACGTGCCGAACCGCATCGTCGTGCAGGGTCATACCGACGCCGTGCCGTATGCCGGCGGCGAGAAGGGGTACAGCAACTGGGAACTGTCGGCGGATCGCGCGAACGCATCGCGTCGCGAGCTGGTCGCCGGCGGGATGGATGAGACGAAGGTGCTGCGCGTGCTCGGCCTCGCGTCGTCGCAGAACCTGAACAAGGCCGATCCGCTGGATCCGGAAAACCGCCGGATCAGCATCATCGTGCTGAACAGGAAATCCGAGGACGCGATGATGCGCGACGACACGACCACGACGACCCTGTCCGACGACGCGGCCGGTTCGGCGCGGCCGATGCTGCAGAAATTCGAGTCGTCGGGCAAACAGTAA